A single window of Granulicella sibirica DNA harbors:
- the der gene encoding ribosome biogenesis GTPase Der, whose product MANKDGSKRLGKKHRSATTRPKKGRAPKSTPTTGAVDPRKRKVLSTKKAEANKLARTPKRSPDNEARKTIAPPAGPGRKTTAKKTAAKKASTRPADGIVGRQTPSSMNMGDRDDWRDVEFLAAQLSVETERPEARDLPLIAVCGRPNVGKSTLFNRLTGSRRSIVGDEPGITRDRIYGEVEWFGRDARIVDTGGVIPDDEALIPSEIFRQAQVALEEADSIIMVVDGRTELASPDLELARLLLRGGKPVFLAVNKMDTDALLPQAENFRRLGFRNVFPISAEHNGGIGDLMDEVFESLPEPKTHEEEADPDFEETPTEVMMTEEDEEEEDSDGAWIAPPPLTEDQVRDRIEAEQQAAREAYVEPEAPVEVKRPRLLRSHGEHELKETKVAIIGRPNVGKSTLLNALTGTDRAIVSPIAGTTRDAVDEVVERGGHSFRFVDTAGIRRKGKTKLMAEKLSVIMARKHLEAADVSLLIIDATEGVAALDANIGGYAHESGRSVIIVVNKWDLMTKVGKDGMRLWDGKPPVDPKIYEQDVRDALKYLDYAPLLFISALDGKGVDQVFKKVELVSRERRKRVTTGQMNKFLEKVDFQKASVPMNRRVRIYYMTQAAVAPPTFILFTDKDVKMHFSFERFLANQIRDHFGFIGSPIWFKIKARNKKKEKD is encoded by the coding sequence ATGGCGAACAAGGACGGAAGCAAGCGTTTAGGCAAGAAGCACCGGTCAGCAACCACGCGACCGAAGAAGGGCCGCGCGCCCAAGAGCACACCCACGACCGGAGCGGTCGACCCACGCAAGCGCAAGGTACTCTCCACCAAGAAGGCCGAGGCGAACAAACTCGCCCGCACGCCCAAGCGCAGCCCTGATAACGAAGCGCGCAAGACGATCGCACCTCCCGCAGGCCCCGGCAGAAAGACCACCGCCAAGAAGACAGCCGCCAAGAAGGCAAGCACCCGCCCCGCCGACGGAATCGTAGGCCGTCAGACCCCAAGCTCGATGAACATGGGCGACCGCGACGACTGGCGCGACGTCGAGTTCCTCGCCGCCCAGCTCTCGGTTGAAACCGAGCGTCCCGAAGCCCGCGACCTCCCACTCATCGCCGTCTGCGGACGCCCGAACGTCGGCAAATCCACCCTCTTCAACCGCCTCACCGGCTCCCGCCGCTCCATCGTCGGCGACGAGCCAGGCATCACCCGCGACCGCATCTACGGCGAGGTCGAGTGGTTCGGGCGTGATGCCCGCATCGTCGACACCGGCGGCGTCATCCCCGACGACGAAGCCCTCATTCCCTCCGAGATCTTCCGCCAGGCCCAGGTCGCACTCGAAGAGGCCGACTCCATCATCATGGTCGTCGACGGCCGCACCGAGCTCGCCTCACCCGACCTAGAACTCGCCCGCCTCCTCCTCCGCGGCGGCAAGCCCGTCTTCCTCGCCGTCAACAAGATGGACACCGACGCCCTGTTGCCCCAGGCCGAGAACTTCCGCCGCCTCGGCTTCCGCAACGTCTTTCCCATCTCCGCCGAACACAACGGCGGCATCGGCGACCTCATGGATGAGGTCTTCGAATCCCTCCCTGAACCGAAGACCCACGAAGAAGAAGCCGACCCCGACTTCGAAGAGACCCCAACCGAAGTCATGATGACCGAGGAAGACGAAGAGGAAGAGGACTCCGACGGGGCTTGGATCGCACCGCCGCCCCTCACCGAAGACCAGGTCCGCGACCGCATCGAAGCCGAGCAGCAGGCCGCCCGCGAGGCATACGTCGAGCCCGAAGCCCCCGTCGAGGTCAAGCGCCCACGCCTCCTCCGTTCGCACGGCGAGCACGAACTCAAGGAGACGAAGGTCGCCATCATCGGCCGCCCCAACGTCGGCAAGAGCACCCTGCTTAACGCCCTCACCGGCACCGACCGCGCCATCGTCTCGCCCATCGCCGGAACCACCCGCGATGCCGTCGACGAGGTCGTTGAGCGCGGCGGCCACTCCTTCCGCTTCGTCGATACCGCCGGCATCCGCCGCAAGGGCAAGACCAAGCTCATGGCCGAGAAGCTCTCGGTCATCATGGCCCGCAAGCACCTCGAAGCCGCCGACGTCTCGCTTCTGATCATCGATGCGACTGAAGGCGTTGCCGCGCTCGACGCCAACATCGGCGGCTACGCCCACGAGAGCGGCCGCTCCGTCATCATCGTCGTCAACAAGTGGGACCTCATGACCAAGGTCGGCAAGGACGGCATGCGCCTCTGGGATGGTAAGCCGCCCGTCGACCCGAAGATCTACGAGCAGGACGTCCGCGACGCCCTCAAGTACCTCGACTACGCCCCTTTGCTCTTCATCTCCGCCCTCGACGGAAAAGGCGTCGACCAGGTCTTCAAGAAGGTCGAACTCGTCTCCCGCGAGCGTCGCAAGCGCGTCACCACCGGCCAGATGAACAAGTTCCTCGAGAAGGTTGACTTCCAGAAAGCCTCCGTCCCGATGAACCGCCGCGTCCGCATCTACTACATGACCCAGGCCGCCGTCGCTCCGCCGACGTTCATCCTCTTCACCGACAAGGACGTGAAGATGCACTTCAGCTTCGAACGTTTCCTCGCCAACCAGATCCGCGACCACTTCGGCTTCATCGGCTCGCCCATCTGGTTCAAGATCAAGGCCCGTAACAAGAAAAAAGAGAAAGACTAA
- the guaA gene encoding glutamine-hydrolyzing GMP synthase encodes MDTSTVVILDFGSQYTQLIARRIREFNVFSVVLPCTVPLERVKALNPKGIILSGGPSSVYDADAPPADPGVLALGVPVLGICYGLQFIVHHLGGRVVPADRREYGHAEVEITAETPLFRGLPQTIDVWMSHGDEALALPDGFIRTAHTANALAGIADEARRIWAVQFHPEVAHTRQGMELLKNFCMDLCGCTADWTPEHFIQTTIERVRAQVGDGHAICGLSGGVDSSVAAVLVARAIGDKLTCIFVNNGVLRKDEFAKVQKTMREQLGLNVVAVDAGERFLEKLAGVTDPERKRKVIGNEFIAVFDDEAKKIFEAEKHVGGEVAWLVQGTLYPDVIESSSVHGPSHTIKSHHNVGGLPEDMKLKLIEPLRDLFKDEVRRIGRDLGMPDEIIERQPFPGPGLAVRILGEVTPDRVAMLQEADEIVVDEIKKAGLYRKVWQSFAVLLPVKSVGVMGDQRTYANTCAVRAVESEDGMTADWAPLPYEVLRTISSRIVSEVRGINRVVYDITSKPPGTIEWE; translated from the coding sequence GTGGACACTTCGACCGTTGTCATTCTTGATTTTGGCTCGCAATATACGCAACTGATCGCTCGCCGCATTCGCGAGTTCAACGTGTTTTCTGTCGTGCTGCCGTGCACGGTTCCGCTGGAGCGGGTGAAGGCGCTCAACCCGAAAGGGATCATTCTTTCTGGTGGTCCTAGCTCGGTTTATGACGCGGATGCGCCTCCGGCGGATCCTGGGGTGCTTGCGCTTGGGGTTCCGGTGCTTGGGATCTGCTATGGGCTGCAGTTCATCGTGCATCATCTTGGCGGGCGGGTGGTTCCGGCGGATCGGCGCGAGTATGGGCATGCCGAGGTGGAGATTACGGCGGAGACTCCGCTGTTTCGCGGGTTGCCGCAGACGATCGATGTGTGGATGTCGCATGGGGATGAGGCGCTGGCGCTGCCGGATGGGTTCATACGGACGGCGCATACGGCGAATGCGCTGGCGGGGATCGCGGATGAGGCGAGGCGGATCTGGGCGGTGCAGTTTCATCCGGAGGTGGCGCATACGCGGCAGGGGATGGAGCTGCTCAAGAACTTCTGCATGGACCTGTGCGGGTGCACGGCGGACTGGACGCCGGAACACTTTATCCAGACGACGATCGAGCGGGTGCGGGCGCAGGTGGGGGATGGGCATGCGATCTGCGGGCTGAGCGGGGGCGTGGACTCGTCGGTGGCGGCGGTGCTGGTGGCGCGGGCGATTGGGGACAAGCTGACATGCATCTTCGTGAATAACGGGGTGCTGCGGAAGGACGAGTTTGCGAAGGTTCAGAAGACCATGCGGGAGCAGTTGGGGCTGAATGTCGTTGCCGTGGATGCGGGGGAGAGATTCTTAGAGAAGCTCGCCGGGGTTACGGATCCGGAGCGCAAGCGGAAGGTGATTGGGAACGAGTTTATTGCCGTCTTTGACGACGAGGCGAAGAAGATCTTCGAGGCGGAGAAGCATGTGGGGGGCGAGGTCGCTTGGCTGGTGCAGGGGACGCTGTATCCGGATGTGATCGAGAGCTCGAGCGTGCATGGGCCGTCGCATACGATCAAGAGCCATCACAATGTCGGTGGGCTACCGGAGGATATGAAGCTCAAGCTGATTGAGCCGCTGCGGGATCTCTTCAAGGATGAGGTGCGGCGGATTGGGCGGGACCTGGGGATGCCGGACGAGATTATCGAGAGGCAGCCGTTTCCGGGGCCTGGGTTGGCGGTCAGGATTCTGGGGGAAGTGACCCCGGATAGGGTGGCGATGCTGCAGGAGGCGGATGAGATCGTTGTCGACGAGATCAAGAAGGCGGGACTGTATCGGAAGGTTTGGCAGAGCTTTGCGGTGTTGCTGCCGGTGAAGAGCGTCGGCGTCATGGGGGATCAGAGGACGTACGCGAATACGTGCGCGGTGAGGGCGGTCGAGAGTGAGGACGGGATGACGGCCGACTGGGCTCCGCTTCCGTACGAGGTCCTAAGGACGATTTCAAGCCGGATTGTGAGTGAGGTTCGGGGGATCAACCGGGTGGTGTATGACATTACGTCGAAGCCGCCGGGAACGATTGAGTGGGAGTAG
- a CDS encoding alginate lyase family protein: MRLTRRVFTRNVACSALFGSRFLSAQSTARPNVAAIEHDRILRLGDEALGQTTPAITSLAGPHTPGTSHDYFSNDAFTGHREALRLLCVRVAALAAAFGISKDDKYASAAVEPLRAWFITPATRMTPNLNFARVVPDATQAPTGTPEGLIEAVFLAELAQALVFLNASQVLTDADLAGLKSWFAAYLTWLTEPGDSGPRIAALARDLRNHHGSSWLLQTVAIARFTGNDAVLSDCRHRFKTVTLRAQVVMLGNFPAELTTPNPYRNSLLNLDLLTGACELMATPFETLWDYELQDGPGMRAAIAYFFPFIQKRSAWPFPADKLHFNDLPLRRPALLFTARAYTRPEYADLWRTLAADPPEAADHEIAEAFPIRQPYLWVTRPPRRVLS; this comes from the coding sequence ATGCGCCTTACCCGCCGCGTCTTCACACGGAATGTCGCCTGCTCGGCCCTCTTTGGTTCACGTTTCCTTTCCGCACAGTCGACTGCGCGTCCGAACGTTGCGGCGATCGAGCATGATCGCATTCTGCGTCTTGGTGATGAGGCGCTGGGGCAGACTACGCCGGCGATTACGAGTCTTGCTGGCCCGCATACTCCCGGGACTTCTCACGATTACTTTTCCAACGATGCGTTTACAGGACATCGGGAAGCGCTGCGTCTGTTGTGCGTGCGGGTTGCGGCGCTTGCGGCGGCTTTTGGCATCTCGAAGGACGATAAGTACGCTTCGGCTGCTGTTGAGCCTCTGCGGGCCTGGTTCATCACTCCTGCTACGCGGATGACTCCAAACCTGAACTTCGCGCGGGTTGTGCCCGATGCGACTCAGGCTCCGACCGGGACGCCTGAGGGGTTGATCGAGGCGGTGTTCCTTGCGGAACTGGCGCAGGCGCTTGTGTTCCTCAACGCGTCGCAGGTGCTGACCGATGCGGATCTTGCGGGGCTGAAGAGCTGGTTCGCGGCGTACCTCACTTGGCTGACGGAGCCGGGGGATTCCGGGCCGCGCATTGCGGCGCTGGCGCGGGATCTGCGGAATCATCATGGGTCGTCGTGGCTTCTGCAGACGGTCGCGATCGCGCGTTTTACCGGGAACGACGCGGTGCTGTCGGATTGCCGGCATCGGTTCAAGACGGTGACGCTGCGGGCGCAGGTGGTGATGCTTGGGAACTTTCCTGCCGAGTTGACTACGCCGAATCCATATCGGAACTCGCTGCTCAACCTCGATCTGCTGACCGGCGCATGTGAGTTGATGGCCACGCCGTTCGAGACGCTTTGGGACTATGAGTTGCAGGATGGGCCGGGAATGCGGGCTGCGATCGCTTACTTTTTCCCGTTCATTCAGAAGCGCTCGGCGTGGCCTTTTCCGGCGGATAAGCTGCACTTCAACGATCTTCCGCTGCGGCGTCCGGCGCTTCTGTTCACGGCTCGGGCGTATACGCGTCCGGAGTATGCGGATCTTTGGCGAACGCTGGCGGCCGATCCTCCGGAGGCTGCGGACCACGAGATCGCGGAGGCGTTTCCGATTCGTCAGCCGTATCTCTGGGTGACGAGGCCTCCTCGGCGTGTGCTTTCGTGA
- the queD gene encoding 6-carboxytetrahydropterin synthase QueD, with protein sequence MFEVTVEAGFSSGHYLRNYRGKCENPHGHNYKVYVTLVGKELDEAGMLLDFKLLKQVMRPTVDYLDHQMINDLEPFVSEINPSAENLAKYFFEKTSTQLHEMTAGRVRVKDCTVYETDTSFARYYE encoded by the coding sequence ATGTTCGAAGTCACCGTAGAAGCCGGTTTTTCATCCGGCCACTACCTCCGCAACTACCGCGGAAAATGCGAAAACCCCCACGGCCACAACTACAAGGTCTATGTCACGCTCGTGGGTAAGGAACTGGATGAGGCCGGGATGCTTCTCGACTTCAAGCTTTTGAAGCAGGTCATGCGGCCGACGGTCGACTATCTCGACCACCAGATGATCAACGATCTCGAGCCTTTTGTGTCGGAGATCAATCCGAGCGCAGAAAATCTTGCGAAGTATTTTTTCGAGAAGACCAGCACGCAACTGCACGAGATGACCGCAGGGCGTGTCCGGGTGAAGGACTGCACGGTGTACGAGACGGATACGAGCTTCGCGCGGTATTACGAGTAG
- a CDS encoding tetratricopeptide repeat protein — protein MTPPKVFISYSHDSTEHEDAVLTLSNRLRHDGVDCVIDQYEESPENGWPWWCDKQVQLAGFVVVICTPTYLKRFMKEEEPGKGLGATWEGHVITQELYNAQGKNTKFIPLILSREDSASIPMTLQSATRYQLPRDYELFYRRLTGQPAVVKPPVGGLVAKAERLPPQQKLERKEEFAPVWHVPHRRSDGFTGRETALIDLREALERRGIAALFGLGGMGKTQTATEYAWRYRAQYKAVFWIDADSTETLRAGFVSVAAALGLASADARDQELAVAEVQTWLVQNPGWLLILDNADELLPVKRFVPAHGSGHVLLTTREHAVRAMAEGVPMRPMAQEEGALLLLRSAGVLRKEQTLAEAKEEDRRDALKLSEELGGLPLALDQAGAYILETPSTISRYLGVYATRAAKLLNQRGVLGEHKPVTVTFSLAFQKVAEKNPAAGDLIRFCAFLAPDAIPDEIFLAGDGSLLGEHLAAAAKSEGDFDEVIKDACKFSLVSRDAEKRTLSVHRLVQAVVRDGMPREDQRLWAERVIRVMNNAFPNVEFKNWALCQRLIVHSQSCASLAAEWSFDFAGVANLLNKAAYYLDDRALFTEAEPLYQHSLAVREKISGPEHPDVATGLNNLAVLYRKRGKYAEAESLYQRSLALRERVFGPNDPDVAASLNNLALLYRRQGRYAEAEPLYQRCCAIQERTLGPDHPDLATGLSNLALLYQSQDRDAEAEPLYQRSLAIRERVLGPYHPDVAISLNNIASFYDRRGKYGESEPLYQRSLTIFEGAQGPNHPDVATVLENLAKLYEAQGMLREATPFWERARSIREMHGD, from the coding sequence ATGACTCCGCCTAAGGTTTTCATCAGTTACAGCCATGACTCGACTGAACACGAGGATGCAGTTCTGACCTTGTCGAACCGGCTTCGCCATGACGGCGTGGACTGCGTCATCGATCAGTACGAAGAATCGCCGGAAAACGGCTGGCCATGGTGGTGTGACAAGCAGGTGCAGCTAGCCGGATTTGTCGTGGTGATCTGCACCCCAACCTACCTAAAACGCTTCATGAAAGAAGAGGAGCCGGGCAAAGGACTTGGAGCCACGTGGGAAGGCCACGTCATTACGCAGGAGCTCTACAACGCTCAGGGGAAAAACACGAAGTTCATTCCGTTGATTCTGAGCCGCGAAGACTCCGCTTCGATTCCGATGACTTTGCAGAGCGCCACACGGTATCAACTCCCACGAGACTATGAACTTTTTTACCGGCGGCTGACCGGGCAGCCCGCCGTGGTTAAGCCCCCTGTTGGCGGTTTGGTCGCGAAGGCTGAGCGCCTGCCGCCCCAGCAGAAGTTGGAGCGTAAGGAGGAGTTCGCGCCTGTCTGGCATGTGCCCCATCGCAGGAGCGATGGGTTCACGGGCAGGGAGACCGCGCTGATTGACCTGCGGGAGGCGCTGGAGCGACGAGGGATTGCGGCGCTATTCGGACTGGGCGGCATGGGGAAGACGCAGACCGCCACCGAATATGCCTGGCGGTATCGAGCGCAGTACAAGGCGGTGTTCTGGATCGATGCCGATTCGACGGAGACGCTGCGGGCCGGGTTCGTCTCGGTTGCCGCGGCGCTTGGGCTGGCTTCGGCGGATGCCAGGGATCAGGAGCTCGCGGTGGCGGAGGTGCAGACCTGGCTGGTGCAAAATCCGGGCTGGCTGCTGATTCTGGATAATGCCGACGAGTTGCTGCCGGTGAAGAGATTTGTGCCTGCGCACGGGAGCGGCCATGTGCTTCTGACGACGCGCGAGCATGCCGTGAGGGCGATGGCTGAGGGCGTTCCGATGCGGCCTATGGCGCAAGAAGAGGGTGCTCTGCTCTTGCTGCGTAGCGCGGGTGTGCTGAGGAAGGAGCAGACGCTTGCGGAGGCGAAGGAGGAGGACCGGCGCGACGCCCTGAAGTTGTCTGAGGAACTCGGCGGTTTGCCGCTGGCGCTCGATCAGGCGGGGGCTTACATCCTGGAGACGCCGTCGACGATCTCCAGATATCTAGGGGTTTATGCCACCAGAGCGGCGAAACTGCTGAACCAGCGTGGAGTACTGGGGGAGCATAAGCCGGTCACGGTCACGTTCTCCCTGGCGTTTCAGAAGGTGGCCGAGAAGAATCCTGCGGCGGGAGACCTGATCCGCTTTTGCGCGTTCCTTGCGCCGGATGCTATTCCTGACGAGATATTTCTCGCAGGTGACGGGTCGCTGCTGGGGGAGCACCTTGCCGCTGCGGCGAAGAGTGAGGGTGATTTCGACGAGGTCATTAAGGACGCATGCAAGTTTAGCCTCGTGAGTCGGGATGCGGAGAAACGGACGCTGAGTGTTCACAGGTTGGTGCAGGCTGTGGTCCGGGATGGGATGCCGAGGGAGGATCAGAGGCTGTGGGCGGAACGCGTGATTCGGGTGATGAACAATGCGTTTCCCAATGTCGAGTTCAAGAACTGGGCACTTTGCCAGAGACTTATCGTTCACAGCCAGTCCTGCGCAAGTCTTGCAGCGGAATGGAGCTTCGATTTCGCTGGGGTAGCAAACTTGCTCAATAAAGCTGCGTACTATCTCGATGACCGCGCCCTCTTCACTGAGGCGGAGCCGCTGTATCAGCACTCTCTAGCCGTTCGGGAGAAAATATCAGGACCAGAGCATCCCGATGTCGCTACAGGACTTAATAACCTAGCGGTGCTTTACAGGAAGAGAGGAAAGTACGCCGAGGCTGAGTCTTTGTACCAACGTTCACTAGCTCTTCGAGAACGGGTCTTCGGACCCAACGACCCGGATGTGGCTGCCAGCCTCAACAACCTTGCTTTGCTCTACAGGAGACAGGGGAGGTACGCCGAGGCCGAGCCTTTATATCAGCGCTGTTGTGCGATCCAAGAGAGGACATTGGGACCGGACCATCCAGACTTGGCTACCGGCTTGAGCAATCTTGCCCTTCTTTACCAAAGCCAAGACAGGGATGCTGAGGCTGAACCCTTATACCAACGTTCGCTCGCGATCCGGGAGAGGGTGTTGGGGCCATACCATCCCGACGTAGCTATCAGTCTCAATAATATTGCCTCCTTCTACGACAGGCGAGGCAAGTACGGTGAGTCTGAACCCCTATATCAGCGCTCGCTCACGATCTTTGAGGGTGCGCAAGGCCCCAATCATCCCGATGTGGCCACCGTCTTGGAGAACCTTGCAAAGTTGTATGAGGCACAGGGGATGCTCAGAGAGGCGACGCCATTTTGGGAGCGTGCTCGAAGCATCCGGGAAATGCACGGCGATTGA
- a CDS encoding ATP-dependent DNA helicase has protein sequence MSTATPIPPLEDAPTSEKSNDKLPTLHAFFAPGGMLAKSSLAFEHRPGQFEMAKAIEAAINDKRHLIVEAGTGTGKTLAYLLPALRMARERHQRVIISTGTKNLQEQLYFKDVPFLESLLGPLKVCYMKGRQNYLCKHKLYALRDAPLLSGLEEIEQFHAIAAWEKTTETGDRAEIDALPESSALWPKLDARTEACLGQTCPNWEQCFVTTMRRKALESDIVIVNHHLFFADLAIKQQAAGAPDAGILPEAAVVIFDEAHELEEIASNYFGIGLSTQRFDELARDTEILLRAKGATSSSLESACATLRERSRMFFSALPLDAPGPGRAPFENRDMFLEESGDTYISALNALTRLEGELERIKNVEETKGLARRTADIKNHLKFLLESDDPNTVFWIERRATGGVRNLARAMPGYNTHLQATPIDVSELLTTSLFDIYSSVILTSATLTVSGGFSHISKRLGLNFARELVVPSHFDYGRQALLYLPPNMPDPRDPDFFANAVERTRRVLEITEGRAFCLFTSYHQMRLMHDRLLSELPYPLLLHGTAPRHVLLQQFRDTPNAILFGTSSFWQGVDVQGEQLSCVIIDRLPFAVPTDPVVRARMEAIEASGGKPFFDYQVPNAVITLKQGFGRLIRSLGDRGVLMLLDPRIQRQRYGRVFLESLPPYRLTQSIEDVEQFFAAKG, from the coding sequence GTGTCGACCGCAACCCCCATTCCGCCACTCGAAGACGCCCCTACCTCCGAGAAGAGCAACGACAAGCTCCCTACGCTGCACGCCTTTTTTGCGCCGGGCGGGATGCTGGCGAAGTCGAGTCTCGCGTTCGAGCATCGGCCGGGGCAGTTCGAGATGGCGAAGGCGATTGAGGCGGCGATCAACGATAAGCGGCACCTGATCGTCGAGGCGGGCACTGGGACCGGAAAGACGCTTGCTTACCTTCTGCCGGCGCTTAGGATGGCCCGGGAGCGGCATCAGCGGGTGATCATTTCGACGGGAACGAAGAACCTGCAGGAGCAGCTCTACTTCAAGGATGTGCCATTTCTCGAGTCGCTGCTTGGACCGCTGAAGGTTTGCTACATGAAGGGGCGGCAGAACTACCTGTGCAAGCACAAACTTTATGCGCTGCGGGATGCTCCGCTGTTGAGCGGGCTCGAGGAGATCGAGCAGTTCCACGCGATTGCGGCGTGGGAGAAGACGACCGAGACGGGCGACCGGGCGGAGATTGACGCGCTGCCGGAGTCGTCGGCGCTTTGGCCGAAGCTCGATGCGCGGACGGAGGCATGTCTCGGGCAGACGTGCCCGAACTGGGAGCAGTGCTTCGTCACGACGATGCGGCGGAAGGCGCTTGAGTCGGACATTGTGATCGTCAACCACCACCTCTTCTTTGCGGATCTTGCGATCAAGCAGCAGGCGGCGGGAGCTCCCGATGCGGGGATTCTGCCGGAGGCGGCGGTCGTCATCTTCGACGAGGCGCATGAGCTGGAGGAGATTGCCTCGAATTACTTCGGGATTGGGCTTTCCACGCAGCGGTTCGACGAGTTGGCGCGGGATACGGAGATTCTGCTCCGAGCCAAGGGAGCTACGTCGAGCTCGCTGGAGAGCGCATGCGCCACGCTGCGGGAGCGCTCGCGGATGTTCTTTTCGGCTCTCCCGCTGGATGCTCCGGGGCCGGGGCGGGCACCGTTCGAGAACCGGGATATGTTTCTGGAGGAGTCGGGCGATACGTATATCTCGGCGCTGAATGCGTTGACGCGGCTTGAAGGGGAACTCGAGCGGATCAAGAATGTCGAGGAGACCAAGGGGCTGGCGCGGCGGACGGCGGATATCAAGAATCACTTGAAGTTTCTGCTGGAATCAGATGATCCGAATACGGTGTTCTGGATTGAGCGCAGGGCTACAGGTGGGGTGCGGAACCTGGCGCGTGCGATGCCTGGGTACAACACGCACCTGCAGGCTACGCCCATCGATGTGTCGGAACTGCTGACGACTTCGTTGTTCGATATCTACTCGAGCGTGATCCTTACCTCGGCTACGCTGACCGTCTCGGGAGGGTTTTCGCATATCTCGAAGCGGCTTGGGCTGAACTTTGCGCGGGAGCTGGTGGTGCCGTCGCACTTTGACTATGGACGGCAGGCTCTGCTGTATCTGCCGCCGAATATGCCAGACCCGAGGGATCCTGATTTCTTTGCGAATGCCGTCGAGCGGACGCGGCGTGTGCTTGAGATCACCGAAGGCCGGGCCTTCTGCCTGTTTACGAGTTATCACCAGATGCGGCTGATGCATGACCGGCTTCTGTCGGAGCTGCCTTATCCGCTTCTTCTGCATGGGACGGCTCCGCGGCATGTGCTTCTGCAGCAGTTTCGGGATACGCCGAACGCGATCCTGTTCGGGACGTCGAGCTTCTGGCAGGGGGTGGATGTGCAGGGGGAGCAGCTTTCGTGCGTGATTATCGACCGGCTGCCGTTTGCTGTTCCGACGGATCCGGTGGTGCGGGCACGCATGGAGGCGATCGAGGCGAGCGGGGGGAAACCGTTCTTCGACTACCAGGTGCCGAACGCGGTGATCACGCTGAAACAGGGGTTTGGGAGGCTGATCCGGTCGCTTGGAGATCGGGGGGTACTGATGCTGCTCGATCCGAGGATTCAGCGGCAGAGATATGGGCGGGTGTTTCTGGAGTCGCTGCCGCCGTATCGGCTGACGCAGAGCATTGAGGATGTTGAGCAGTTTTTTGCCGCGAAAGGGTGA
- a CDS encoding tagatose 1,6-diphosphate aldolase produces the protein MKLTPGKLAGLKAVSDANGVIAAAAMDQRGSLQKTIAKERGTSADAHDLEVFKVLVTETLTRHASAILLDPEFGLDATKHRNGKGLLLAYEKTGYDAATPGRLPDLLDVWSVARLKAAGADCIKILLYYTPYEKTSVNDLKHAWIERIGAECMYHDIPFFLEFVGYDAHGGDEKSLEYAKKKPDIVSGAMAEFGKEHYHVDVLKVEVPIEMTYVEGTRAFKGEKAYTRAEALQHFRDAESMTHKPFIYLSAGVSNPVFIETLELAGESGTKFNGVLCGRATWKDGIAIYAKQGADAFKAWLDTTGVENIENVNKGLKAASPWYLKYGATSMQELG, from the coding sequence ATGAAATTGACACCCGGAAAGCTCGCTGGTCTCAAAGCCGTCTCCGATGCAAATGGAGTCATCGCGGCTGCCGCCATGGACCAGCGCGGCTCCCTTCAGAAGACCATCGCCAAGGAGCGCGGCACCTCCGCCGACGCGCACGACCTTGAAGTGTTCAAGGTCCTCGTCACCGAGACGCTCACCAGGCACGCCTCCGCCATCCTCCTCGATCCCGAGTTCGGCCTCGACGCCACCAAGCACCGCAACGGCAAGGGCCTTCTGCTCGCCTACGAGAAGACCGGATACGACGCCGCCACCCCTGGCCGTCTGCCCGACCTGCTCGACGTCTGGAGCGTCGCCCGCCTCAAGGCCGCCGGCGCCGACTGCATCAAGATCCTCCTCTACTACACCCCCTACGAGAAGACCTCGGTCAACGACCTCAAGCATGCCTGGATCGAGCGCATCGGTGCCGAGTGCATGTATCACGACATCCCCTTCTTCCTCGAGTTCGTCGGATACGACGCTCACGGCGGCGATGAAAAGTCTCTCGAATACGCCAAGAAGAAGCCCGACATCGTCTCCGGCGCCATGGCCGAGTTCGGCAAGGAGCACTACCACGTCGACGTCCTCAAGGTCGAAGTCCCCATCGAGATGACCTACGTCGAAGGCACCCGCGCCTTCAAGGGCGAAAAGGCCTACACCCGCGCCGAGGCTCTGCAGCACTTCCGCGACGCCGAGTCGATGACCCACAAGCCCTTCATCTACCTCTCTGCCGGCGTATCGAACCCCGTCTTCATCGAGACCCTCGAACTCGCCGGCGAGTCTGGTACGAAGTTCAACGGAGTTCTCTGCGGTCGCGCCACCTGGAAAGACGGCATCGCCATCTACGCCAAACAGGGCGCCGACGCCTTCAAGGCATGGCTTGATACCACCGGCGTCGAGAACATCGAGAACGTCAACAAAGGCCTCAAGGCCGCCAGCCCCTGGTACCTCAAGTACGGCGCAACCAGCATGCAAGAACTCGGGTAA